The genomic stretch TTTCAGATAGGTTAGACCTGTATGCCATCCCCTTCGTAGCGACAACGGGATCATCTGACGGACGCGTAATTTTCTTACCCGTTGATAGCTGATTTTGCAAGGTTTGGAGCTGATTATAGCTGCTGTTAATATGTCGTAATGAGTTGGCCGCCAACATGCTTTGTGTAATTCGCATCTTTATCTACCACCCGTTCCCAATCCGTTAATAATACGATCTAACATTTCATCAATTACTGTCACCATGCGAGCACTCGCATTGTATGCGTGCTGAAACTGAATCATGTTGCTCATTTCTTCGTCAATTGAAACGGAGCTTGTTGATTGTTTTCTCTGCTCCACAGCTTGTTGAAGCGTTTCTGAGTTTCCTTTTAGACGGTTTGCCTGCTGACCGTTAACCGCCATTTGTCCAATAAGAGATTGATAATATTCTTTCATGGATACAGTTTGATCGTTAGTAAGCTGAATACGAATACTATCACGAAAGTTAGCCAGCGCTAGCGCATTACTTCCGTCTCCTTTACGGTCTCCATCTATTGCTGATTGAGAAGCAGCCGCTATATTGTTAGTACTTTGAATAATTTCATTTGATAGCGTAATGTTTTTCGCTGCGCCTTTTTCCTCGTTAATTGGATTAAAGAAAGATACACCCGTTTGGCCATCTAACGTTACGCCCTGTTCGTGCTGGCCGTTAAACCAGTTTACAAACTCAAAGGCCATTTTATCAAGAGACGCCAGCATATCCGAGTATACGCCTTTAGTTTGGCCACTTTCATCTACGTAACCTGCTGATTCAATCAATCCTTTAAGCTTACCTTGTGAAAGGTTAGCTGGCGAAAGTGTTTGGCCACCTACACGAATATCAGTTACGATTCCGCCCCTATCGTTTATTGTAAACGCTGCAGCTTGGCGAGTTTGACCATTGACTAACGTAACAGGGCCGTTTGCAGTTTGCATCGTAACCGTCACGGTTCCTTCAGCTACGAGCAGACTGTTACCGCTTGTTTGATTGTACTGTACGTCAAATTCTACAAACTGTGAAAGCTCGTCTAATAAGCGGTCACGCTCATCGTATAAATCATTTGGCAAATAGCCGTGCGCTTCAATGTCATTAATTTGTTTATTAACGTTATTGATTTGCTCAAGAACCGAGTTCATTTGCGTGACGGTGACGTCAATTTCAGATTGTAAATCACCTTGAATAACTTCCAGCGATGTGGACAGATACGTAAATGTATCAGCAATCGCATTTGCCCTCTCACGTGCAACAGATCGAGCACCGGCATTTGATGGATTTGCGGCAACGTCTTGAAGCGCTTCGAAGAATTGATCAAACGTTGCCGACAGTCCGTCTTCAGATGGCTCATTTAAAATTTCTTCCATTTTGTCAATGGCTGCCGATTTAGCATCCCAATAACCTACCTTAACCGTTTCCCCTCTGTACTGTACATCAAGGAACTGATCGCGCACACGCTCAATCGTTTTGGCATCCACCCCCGTGCCAAGTTGGCCTGTCACTCCTGGACGGTTCATTCCTGGTGTTGGGTAAGGCGTACTCGCTTCAAACGTAACGCGCTGACGGGTATAGCCTGGCGTGTTGGCATTGGCGATATTTTGCCCGACTGTGTATAGCGCTGACTGCTGCGCATTCATGCCTCGCTTTGCAACCTGTAGCCCATGAAAAGTTGAAATCATTACATTCTCTCCTTCATTCTCTACGCTTTTGACTGAAAGGTAGATGCTGGTGTAAGTGGTGGTACATCGTTTTCTACTTTTGTATAATTATATGAATCTACTTGTTGAGATGAGGTTAATAAGTCAAGCTCAAGATTAATGAGCTGCAGAGATTGTGTTAGCAGTTGTTGATTTAACTCATTTTTTTTCTGAATGCTTTCAATAAGTTCAATGAGCTGGCTTTGAAGTGGTTGAAGGGTAATGGCTTGATCGATCTGTTCGATATTTCCCATGAGCAACATACGCTGTTTTTCCAATGCTTCTATCGCCGCAACATGTGTTTGCTCATCTTTAAGCACATGGGTTAAATTTTTGATATCTTGGCTAATAATAATTGCCGTCTTCTGGTCTGTTAAAGCTAATAAGCTCTTATGCAATGCAATTTGCTTTGTTAAAATTTCATTCAGTTTGCCGCTATTCAATTTTTGTCATTCCCTTTACTTTTTATAAAAGTTGATAAGCCCTTTTGCCACTTCTTCTGCGTTAACTTTATATGTTCCATTTTCAATCTGCTGCTTTAGCTGTTCAACCTTTGCTGAATGCTCTGTCGCTTTCGTACTCATTTGCTGAAGCTCTTTCGCTTCTTTTGAAATTTGTACACCATCTCGTTTTCCTGTTTGCTGAGCTTTTTCCATTTTTTCAGCTGCCTTTTGATATGGATTTATTCTGCTAGAATGAGTTGAATTTATCTTCATTTTTCGTCACCTCTTTAAAGTTTGTATCCGCTATCTATTACTCATTATATCGGAGCTTTGAATTAAACATTTAGCAACTGATTCAAAGTTGAGGCTAAATGCACAAACATACTAAAAAGCTTCAAAATAAGTGCGATTTTGTACCCAAACTAAAAAGGTCTTAAGAACCATTATTTTTATTAAAAGAAGATAACCAGTTCTTTCTATCTAGATTATTTATCTTTCAAACGATAAGTTGATAATCGATCCTGTCGTTCACTTTGACGTTTTGTTTCTATTTCGTGCTTCGCTAAATCATTTTTCAACTGCTGAGCGCAACTATGACAAAGCTTTCCCTCTCTAATATTTTGCCCACACTCTAGGCAAGGGTAGCTTAGGTTTGGAAATTTGGCTATTAGTAGCCTCCCCTGTTGAATAAACTGCCGAATGCGCAGATCTGGTACTTTCGTTTTTTTAACGACTTCATACATGGTTGCAGTTCGATTTTCTCGCTTTCGTAAAAAGGTAACCACGCGCTCATACTGGTCTTCTTCTTCCTGATAACAACTTGGGCAAATGTTGCGTGCTCCACTTTGAACATATAAGCTTCCACAACGTAAACAATTCGTTAACATGCTCCTTTTCCCTTTCTCTTCTCATTTCCTTTTGTATCGGCTGAACCGCTTATTTTTTCAACGGTAAATTGTAAAAGAATAGATTGCTGCCGCCACATCTTTTAGACAAAGCGCTGCTTCGTGTAACGTAACGCCTGTTGTGTACAAATCATCAATTAAAATGACGTTTCTTTTTGTAACCGAAGCTGGCTCCACAAGCTCAAACACCCTATGGTTTTGTAGCCTTTCTTCTCTCGTTTTCTTCGCTTGTTTCTCCGTATGCTTACGAGTAAGAGGATAAGCTACTTCTGCCGGGAGTAAAGATGCCAACGCTTCCGCTTGATTAAACCCTCGTTCATACATTCGTTCCTTGCTTAAAGGGATGGGAACCAGTACGGGATTCTCGGGACTATATACCTTATAAAGCTGAGCGAAATCGTCAGTAAATATTTTATGAAGTTCGTAGTCACCTCGGTATTTAAACAAAGCCATTACCTCTTTTGCGAATTTATTATATTTATATAATGAATAGTTACGAATTAAAGGTGATTTCTTCTTGTTCCATTGAACGCAGTCGATGCAATATTCACCCTTATAATAAGCTATAGGAAGCTCATTAAGCATCCTTCCACAACGTCTACAAAGTGGCTCTGAAAGCCCTTTAAAAGATGACTGGCACGTTTCACACAGCCACTTTTTTTGCTGTGGAGAAATCAGAGACGAGAAGCTATGAGCGGGTTCAATTGATTCATGGCACAGTAAACACCATATCATATCTGAATTAGACCTTGTTTTTTTGCCATATCGTTCATATCTACCATATGCTTTTTCGCTTTTTTCATTTCACCCGTTTGCCCATAGTGAAAGAAGACCACGTCTCCTGTTGGAAAGTTTGCGCTTCTACCAACTCGGCCTGAAATTTGCACAAGTGCGCTTTCAGTGAAAATTTCATTTTCAGCACCTACTACAGCGACATCAATATTAGGGACAGTCACCCCTCGTTCTAAAATGGTTGTTGTAACCAAAATGGTATATTGCCGCTCACGAAATGCTTTTACTTTTTCTTTTCGCTCCTTATCTTCTGCGTGCACCCCAGCCACGCTTGGCGTTAGCTGTTGAATGAGTTCTACAACGGACTGAACCCATTTGACCTTTGGTACAAACACAAAGCACTGCTTATCATCACATACTCGCTGCTTGATCCAGCTTGATATAGAAAAAGGTAACTTCTTTTTAACAAGCCTCTTCTGCCAGTTGCCACACCATACAAAACGAGGTATCGGAATGGGATACCGGTGATAGCGAGCCGGTATTTTGACAGCTGCTAGCTTATTTTCTTTAACCTGTTGCTTAAGATTTTCACTGGGAGTTGCTGTTAAGTAAATAAGGGTTGATTCTACTTTACGAGCTTTGTGGGCAGCATACTGTAACATTGGTTCTGCTGAATAAGGAAATGCGTCTACTTCGTCAATGATCACGACGTCAAATGCTTCATGGTAACGCAAAAGCTGATGCGTGGTTGCGAGGATTAAGGAAGAGTGCTTCCCTTTATCAGCACTTCCACCGTAAAGCGCCACTACTTCCAATCCTTGAAATGCTTGTTGAAGCCTTGGATGAAGCTCCAGGACTACGTCCGTTCTCGGCGTGGCGATGCATACTGATTTACCCAAACCAAGTGCTTTGGCAATACCTTCAAAGAGAACTTCCGTTTTCCCAGCGCCACAAACGGCCCATACGAGCAGCTCTTGATTTGAATTTACGGCTTCTACCATTTGGCTAGAAGCCGTTTGCTGAGCAGGAGAAAGCTTGCCTTTCCATGTAAGAGCTGGGGACGAAACCTTGCGTAAAAGAGGACCTTTCCATGTGATAAGCGGCGTACATTCTGATACACGCCCCATCCCAATGC from Bacillus sp. 1780r2a1 encodes the following:
- the flgM gene encoding flagellar biosynthesis anti-sigma factor FlgM; protein product: MKINSTHSSRINPYQKAAEKMEKAQQTGKRDGVQISKEAKELQQMSTKATEHSAKVEQLKQQIENGTYKVNAEEVAKGLINFYKK
- a CDS encoding flagellar protein FlgN; the protein is MNSGKLNEILTKQIALHKSLLALTDQKTAIIISQDIKNLTHVLKDEQTHVAAIEALEKQRMLLMGNIEQIDQAITLQPLQSQLIELIESIQKKNELNQQLLTQSLQLINLELDLLTSSQQVDSYNYTKVENDVPPLTPASTFQSKA
- a CDS encoding DEAD/DEAH box helicase, whose translation is MGKQLLPDELISFSFSTLHEHYEQGYIRYHKSIIKKDVMTCMRCGNQQQHLFASFHCGRCHSTCTYCRACIGMGRVSECTPLITWKGPLLRKVSSPALTWKGKLSPAQQTASSQMVEAVNSNQELLVWAVCGAGKTEVLFEGIAKALGLGKSVCIATPRTDVVLELHPRLQQAFQGLEVVALYGGSADKGKHSSLILATTHQLLRYHEAFDVVIIDEVDAFPYSAEPMLQYAAHKARKVESTLIYLTATPSENLKQQVKENKLAAVKIPARYHRYPIPIPRFVWCGNWQKRLVKKKLPFSISSWIKQRVCDDKQCFVFVPKVKWVQSVVELIQQLTPSVAGVHAEDKERKEKVKAFRERQYTILVTTTILERGVTVPNIDVAVVGAENEIFTESALVQISGRVGRSANFPTGDVVFFHYGQTGEMKKAKKHMVDMNDMAKKQGLIQI
- the flgK gene encoding flagellar hook-associated protein FlgK, whose translation is MISTFHGLQVAKRGMNAQQSALYTVGQNIANANTPGYTRQRVTFEASTPYPTPGMNRPGVTGQLGTGVDAKTIERVRDQFLDVQYRGETVKVGYWDAKSAAIDKMEEILNEPSEDGLSATFDQFFEALQDVAANPSNAGARSVARERANAIADTFTYLSTSLEVIQGDLQSEIDVTVTQMNSVLEQINNVNKQINDIEAHGYLPNDLYDERDRLLDELSQFVEFDVQYNQTSGNSLLVAEGTVTVTMQTANGPVTLVNGQTRQAAAFTINDRGGIVTDIRVGGQTLSPANLSQGKLKGLIESAGYVDESGQTKGVYSDMLASLDKMAFEFVNWFNGQHEQGVTLDGQTGVSFFNPINEEKGAAKNITLSNEIIQSTNNIAAASQSAIDGDRKGDGSNALALANFRDSIRIQLTNDQTVSMKEYYQSLIGQMAVNGQQANRLKGNSETLQQAVEQRKQSTSSVSIDEEMSNMIQFQHAYNASARMVTVIDEMLDRIINGLGTGGR